The Bosea sp. AS-1 region CTTGGGCGGCCCTCGGTGCATCAGGCCTCCAGTGCCTTGGCAACGCGGCGCATCATCTCGCCGACCGCGTTGCATTCGGCGTCGCTCAGCACCGTCATCATCGCTTCGATCTCGGCGACATGGATCGCCATGGCCTTGCGGGTCAGAGCCTCGCCATCGGGGGTGAGCCAAAGGCGCCGCACGCGCCGGTCGGCCTCGTCACCGCGTCGTTCGATCAGCCCGCGCCGCTCCAGCACCGGCAGCAGCATGCTCATGGCGCTGCGCCCGACAAGCAGCTTCTCGGCCAGCGCCTGCTGCGTCAATCCGGGCACGTGGAAGATGTTGGCGAGCACGTCATAGTGGGCGACCTGGATGTCGAGCGGCGCCAACGCCTCGCTGAAGGCTTTCTCCCAGAGATTGTGGACCCGGGCGACCGCGACCCAGTTGCGGAAGCGCGGCAGATCCCAAGGCAGGCGCTGGCTTTCCGGTCCGGCATCGGAAGAGGCTTGCTTTTTGTTCATGGCTGAACATATTTGTTCAGTGTTGAACAGATTGGAGTCGACGCCATGACCGATACCGCACTCCGTCTACTGCGCCCCCTCGTCCGGGCGGCCAGCTTCGTAGCTCCCGCCACAGCCGGCAAAGTGGCCTTCCGCCTCTTCTGTACCCCGCCGCGTCGCTCGGCGCGAAGCGAAAACGGCAAGCGTGGCGCGACAAGCGCCATCGGTCGGCTGGCCCGGGCGGAGGCGACGGCCATTCCGTTTCCCTGCGGCAGCGTGCAGGCTTATGTCTTCGATCCCGCTGATGCCGGGCGGCGCGGCACGGTGCTGCTGGTCCATGGCTGGAGCAGTGAAGCGGCCTTCATGACAGCCTTCGCGACATCGCTCTGCGAGGCGGGCTTCCGGGTGGTCGCCTTCGACCTGCCGGCGCATGGCGCCTCGACCGGGCGGGTCCTGGACATGCCGCTCGGCGTCGCCAGCCTGGCGGCAGTCGCACGGACGTTCGGGCCGTTCCATGCGATCGTGACGCATTCCTTCGGCGGGGCGATCGCGCTCGCGGCTCTGGCCGAATCCGTTCCGGGCCAGCCGCCTGTCAGCGCGGGGCGGCTTGCGCTGATCGCGGCGCCTTCTTCCGTCAAGCGGATCACGCGGCGGTTCGGTGCCGGGATCGGGCTGGGGCGGCGCGGCCAGGAGGCGCTCGAACGGCGCATCCATACCGTTGCCGGCAATCCGGTCGAGGCTTTCGAAGGAGCCGCGCAGTTGGCTGCAATCCGGCTGCCGACCCTCGTCATCCATGACCGGCAGGATCGCGAGCTCGATTTCGGCCATGCCGAGGCGCTGGCGGCGGCAGGTTCCTTCGTCAGGCTGGAGGAGACGAGCGGCTTCGGCCACCGCCGCATCCTGCAGGCGAAGCCGGTGATCGAGAGCGTCACCCGCTTCGTCTGCGCCGAGGAGGTCTAGCCCGCCTCAGAGCCAGCCCTGCAATTCGCGCTCAACGACGGCGGCGATGACGTCGATACCTTCGGGCGAATCGTTGAGGCAGGGCAGATAAGCGAATTTCTCGCCGCCATTGTGCAGGAAGATCTCTCGGTTTTCGCCGTCGAGCTCCTCGAGCGTCTCGAGGCAGTCGGCCGAGAAACCCGGCGCCACGATCGCCATCGA contains the following coding sequences:
- a CDS encoding MarR family winged helix-turn-helix transcriptional regulator, with amino-acid sequence MNKKQASSDAGPESQRLPWDLPRFRNWVAVARVHNLWEKAFSEALAPLDIQVAHYDVLANIFHVPGLTQQALAEKLLVGRSAMSMLLPVLERRGLIERRGDEADRRVRRLWLTPDGEALTRKAMAIHVAEIEAMMTVLSDAECNAVGEMMRRVAKALEA
- a CDS encoding alpha/beta fold hydrolase; the encoded protein is MTDTALRLLRPLVRAASFVAPATAGKVAFRLFCTPPRRSARSENGKRGATSAIGRLARAEATAIPFPCGSVQAYVFDPADAGRRGTVLLVHGWSSEAAFMTAFATSLCEAGFRVVAFDLPAHGASTGRVLDMPLGVASLAAVARTFGPFHAIVTHSFGGAIALAALAESVPGQPPVSAGRLALIAAPSSVKRITRRFGAGIGLGRRGQEALERRIHTVAGNPVEAFEGAAQLAAIRLPTLVIHDRQDRELDFGHAEALAAAGSFVRLEETSGFGHRRILQAKPVIESVTRFVCAEEV